In Bacillota bacterium, a genomic segment contains:
- a CDS encoding GerAB/ArcD/ProY family transporter → MGSARSPSSPRGRPGGPAGPRLGEARLLGNRLPNSQIFWLAFGSRLTISVALLPVLTLSRAGRDAWLASLMGFIPSAAIAWLVSYAAERFAGEGIAGQARRALGRIGGSLVVAVFLWSYLHLAAVLLREYAEAIVTIILPTTPVAAVLIVVGLLVAIAAEQDTPTLGRMASLVGPFMVLSILLIALLVTPELEMARLRPVLTSGARGLLSGVLVSSVWHTTVFWFPALAPSVLDMRSGRRTLLVAVASGSVSVSFISALAVSALTGDLAVKSSFPLFMVARLVSLGELVQRIDGVAVGAWGFGLIMTASLVLHSAAVALADLTGLPDHRRIVKPLTLLGVVLAMMTARDVIELRQFADARVLVPYVAAHVWLPTLILAAAARLRAGRTAGLR, encoded by the coding sequence ATGGGGAGCGCGCGGTCGCCATCCTCGCCGAGAGGCCGGCCCGGGGGACCCGCAGGCCCCCGGCTGGGTGAGGCGCGCCTGCTCGGCAATCGGCTGCCGAATTCCCAGATATTCTGGCTGGCGTTCGGATCCAGGCTGACGATCTCCGTTGCCCTCCTGCCGGTCCTCACGCTGAGCCGGGCGGGACGGGACGCCTGGCTCGCCAGCTTGATGGGCTTCATACCGAGCGCGGCGATCGCCTGGCTCGTCTCGTATGCCGCCGAGCGCTTTGCAGGTGAGGGAATCGCGGGACAGGCACGCCGGGCTCTTGGACGGATTGGCGGGAGTTTGGTCGTCGCGGTCTTCCTGTGGTCGTATCTTCACCTGGCCGCTGTCCTCCTCCGGGAATACGCAGAAGCCATTGTCACCATAATCCTCCCCACCACCCCCGTAGCGGCTGTCCTCATCGTGGTCGGGCTGCTGGTGGCCATTGCCGCCGAACAGGACACGCCGACGCTCGGACGGATGGCGAGCCTCGTCGGCCCGTTCATGGTGCTGTCCATCCTGCTCATTGCGCTTCTGGTAACCCCTGAACTGGAGATGGCCCGGCTGAGACCTGTGCTGACATCGGGCGCCAGGGGCCTTCTGAGCGGGGTTCTGGTCAGCAGCGTATGGCACACGACGGTCTTCTGGTTTCCCGCGCTGGCCCCCTCTGTGCTGGACATGCGATCGGGCCGCCGAACCCTGTTGGTCGCCGTCGCCTCCGGTTCCGTCTCGGTATCCTTCATCTCTGCCCTGGCAGTCAGCGCGCTCACCGGCGATCTCGCGGTGAAATCCAGCTTTCCTCTCTTCATGGTGGCGCGGCTTGTGTCCCTCGGGGAGCTTGTGCAGAGGATCGACGGGGTGGCGGTGGGCGCATGGGGGTTCGGGCTGATCATGACGGCCTCCCTCGTGCTTCACAGCGCCGCCGTTGCCCTCGCCGACCTGACAGGGCTCCCTGATCACCGGCGCATTGTAAAGCCCCTGACGCTCCTTGGGGTGGTGCTCGCCATGATGACGGCCCGCGATGTCATCGAGCTGCGGCAATTCGCCGACGCGCGGGTGCTGGTTCCCTACGTTGCCGCGCACGTATGGCTTCCGACCCTCATTCTCGCGGCGGCGGCTCGATTGCGTGCTGGGAGAACTGCCGGCCTCCGCTGA
- a CDS encoding spore germination protein yields the protein MPNAFTWVFSRVLGKREAITAKTAGRPPGRREMPAPARRSGAPARESEPPVVRAIRSRLGSPTDLVVRRVRATGRRARRGQVYWVVFLESLADRQLISEGILQVLGTRPDFEEQNAAGDVAPLLVPEIVATRSVDRAMQKLLDGWVAVFPPGTNVIWLADASGRPSRAVEEPQAETGVRVPREGFTELLDTNVGLLRARIRHPGLRIEERRVGARTGTRVILAYVVDLIDPDFLETVRTRTRRVRIDGIVESGYVEEFIEDSPYSPFPQTLRTERPDVVAANLLEGRFAILTDGTPFALVGPVVLIQLLTVAEDYYERFAVGSLLRSLRLAAFTVSIILPGLYVAISTYHYELVPTSLLLSIASAREAVPFPTLVEVLLMEFQLEVLREAGVRLPRGVGPAVSIVGALVLGQAAISASLVSPATVIVVAMTAISSFATPVFSIAITARMIRFLFTLGGAALGLFGVQAAGVVLLIHLCALRSFGIPYLAPLAPLQLSDWKDFVIRMPWWAMTRRPRFVLPKDSRRVDPGVGPA from the coding sequence GTGCCCAATGCGTTCACGTGGGTTTTCTCTCGCGTCCTGGGCAAGCGCGAAGCCATCACCGCCAAAACGGCCGGACGCCCGCCCGGGCGCAGGGAGATGCCAGCACCGGCGAGACGGTCCGGGGCTCCCGCCCGAGAGTCCGAGCCACCCGTCGTAAGGGCCATCCGGAGCCGGCTGGGCAGTCCGACCGACCTGGTAGTTCGCCGGGTTAGGGCCACGGGACGAAGGGCGAGGAGAGGCCAGGTCTACTGGGTCGTCTTCCTCGAAAGCCTCGCAGACCGGCAGCTCATTTCCGAGGGAATCCTCCAGGTGCTCGGCACTCGACCGGACTTCGAAGAGCAGAACGCGGCGGGCGATGTGGCGCCACTGCTGGTCCCGGAGATAGTCGCCACGCGCAGCGTGGACCGGGCCATGCAGAAGCTCCTGGATGGCTGGGTAGCGGTCTTCCCACCGGGAACGAACGTGATCTGGCTGGCCGATGCCTCGGGGCGTCCGAGTCGAGCAGTAGAAGAGCCTCAAGCGGAGACCGGGGTGCGGGTTCCCCGGGAGGGCTTTACTGAACTCCTGGACACCAACGTGGGCCTCCTTCGCGCCCGTATCCGCCACCCGGGTCTCCGAATCGAGGAGCGCCGGGTAGGCGCCCGCACGGGAACACGAGTCATTCTGGCTTATGTCGTCGATCTCATTGACCCCGATTTCCTGGAGACCGTGCGCACCCGGACGCGCCGGGTCCGGATCGACGGCATAGTGGAGTCGGGCTACGTCGAGGAATTCATCGAGGATTCGCCTTACTCACCGTTCCCGCAGACCCTGCGTACCGAGCGTCCGGACGTGGTGGCGGCGAACTTGCTGGAGGGTCGCTTCGCCATCCTGACGGACGGAACGCCCTTTGCCCTGGTGGGGCCCGTTGTGCTGATTCAATTGCTCACTGTGGCGGAAGATTACTACGAAAGGTTCGCGGTCGGCTCGCTCCTGCGGTCCCTCCGTCTGGCCGCTTTTACCGTGTCCATCATTCTCCCGGGCCTGTATGTCGCCATCAGCACCTACCACTACGAGTTGGTGCCCACGTCGCTGCTGCTTTCCATCGCGTCGGCGAGGGAGGCCGTACCGTTCCCGACCCTCGTCGAGGTTCTCCTCATGGAGTTTCAGCTGGAGGTGCTGAGGGAGGCCGGGGTTCGCCTGCCCCGGGGCGTTGGGCCGGCCGTCAGTATCGTCGGCGCGCTGGTGCTCGGGCAGGCTGCCATCAGCGCCAGTTTGGTCAGCCCGGCCACGGTGATCGTGGTGGCCATGACGGCCATCTCTTCTTTCGCCACCCCCGTCTTCAGCATCGCGATCACGGCCCGGATGATACGGTTCCTCTTCACACTCGGAGGCGCCGCGCTGGGCCTGTTCGGGGTGCAGGCAGCTGGGGTCGTTCTCCTGATTCACTTGTGCGCCTTGCGGTCCTTCGGTATCCCGTATCTCGCCCCGCTGGCCCCGCTGCAGCTTTCGGACTGGAAAGACTTCGTCATTCGCATGCCGTGGTGGGCGATGACCCGACGGCCCCGCTTCGTGCTGCCGAAGGACTCGCGCCGCGTCGATCCGGGGGTGGGCCCGGCTTGA